The Candidatus Thermoplasmatota archaeon genome contains a region encoding:
- a CDS encoding CBS domain-containing protein, which produces MRFKSAFTVGKLLGIPINIHVTFLLIIPVFVWVFAVSESTFFWFKLGFGNLSSIALRIIFAFLATGILFFCVLLHELGHSYIALKYGTKIRAITLFIFGGIASMEKIPRAPEKECSIAIAGPLTSLAIGACFSAAFLAVSILPYNSILSYFAMLFSVLGFYNIFLACFNLLPAFPMDGGRLLRAWLATKMSYLDATSKAVVMGKVCALLMGLFGLGLNPWLAFSPMLVVIAFIIYIAAGEEERMTTVTITLENVKVRDIMSADVTRVSPNLTVEKLVELMLKTKYIGFPVIEEAMQKLEGIVTLTDVRKIPVEQRRAVLVKDIMTKNIIHITPEEGAVEALKVMAKHNIGRLLVLENGKIVGIVSRTDLMRAIQILR; this is translated from the coding sequence ATGAGATTTAAAAGTGCTTTTACAGTAGGCAAACTTTTAGGAATACCTATTAATATCCATGTAACGTTTTTACTTATAATACCTGTCTTCGTTTGGGTATTCGCTGTTAGCGAATCAACCTTTTTCTGGTTTAAACTAGGCTTCGGAAATTTAAGTTCTATAGCGCTGAGAATAATATTTGCATTTCTAGCTACAGGCATATTGTTTTTCTGCGTTCTTTTACATGAGCTTGGCCATTCTTATATAGCGCTCAAGTATGGTACTAAAATAAGGGCTATTACTTTATTTATTTTCGGCGGAATTGCTAGTATGGAAAAAATACCTAGAGCGCCTGAAAAAGAATGCAGTATTGCAATTGCAGGCCCTTTAACAAGCCTCGCAATAGGAGCATGCTTTTCAGCTGCTTTCTTAGCAGTTAGTATTTTACCTTATAATTCAATTTTAAGCTATTTTGCCATGCTCTTCAGCGTGCTTGGGTTCTATAATATCTTTTTGGCATGCTTCAATCTTTTACCAGCATTCCCAATGGATGGCGGTAGGTTGTTAAGAGCTTGGCTAGCAACTAAAATGTCTTATTTAGATGCAACTTCTAAAGCTGTGGTTATGGGTAAAGTATGCGCACTTCTAATGGGGTTGTTCGGACTAGGTCTCAATCCTTGGCTTGCTTTCAGTCCTATGCTTGTTGTTATTGCTTTCATTATATATATAGCGGCAGGGGAAGAAGAAAGAATGACTACGGTAACTATTACTCTAGAAAATGTAAAAGTCAGAGATATAATGAGTGCAGATGTAACAAGAGTTTCGCCCAATTTAACTGTAGAAAAGCTTGTAGAACTTATGCTAAAAACTAAATATATAGGCTTTCCCGTAATAGAAGAAGCAATGCAAAAACTAGAAGGTATTGTTACGCTGACAGACGTTAGAAAAATACCTGTAGAGCAGAGACGCGCAGTTTTAGTTAAAGATATAATGACGAAGAATATAATTCATATAACCCCTGAAGAAGGTGCTGTTGAGGCTTTAAAAGTTATGGCTAAGCACAATATTGGTCGCTTATTAGTACTTGAAAACGGCAAGATTGTAGGTATTGTATCTAGAACTGATTTGATGAGAGCGATACAGATATTGAGGTAG
- the trkA gene encoding Trk system potassium transporter TrkA: protein MYIVIGGGGNIGYALAQSLYSEGHDIAIIEKDVEACKHAEALDVFVVKGNAGSPETLISAGIEKADFYIGVTGSDEVNLVSCAFAKSKKCKTLARIESSEYLNEPISKSTFKYLGVDIALGPALLTSIKIVRSLLNPTLLDADIFAKGKVQVLEVTVDKGSPAANSSLKNLKLPKSCRIVAIIRNGDILIPDSNELILPNDNVVITLGNAELIPSLESAIGGRGKIELGKGEELSRVVIVGATRTGVHIAKLLEKSVSVTLIDDNKEFCDNASTELASTVVIHGNPVDKELLTEEGVAGVDTFIAATPKDETNMLSALLAKELGARRIIALIDKPELRADLATVGIEMVVSPTLVTIGTILQYARKSEVLTFKVLKEGEAQVLEFRVLDNSQVVGKKLKDAKLPKNSIIGAIVRNNEVIVPTGSDELHIDDKVIIFAKTDAIPKLERLF from the coding sequence ATGTATATCGTCATAGGCGGTGGAGGCAATATAGGCTATGCACTAGCGCAGTCACTTTACTCAGAAGGTCATGATATTGCAATTATAGAAAAAGACGTTGAAGCTTGCAAGCATGCCGAGGCACTTGACGTTTTTGTGGTTAAAGGCAATGCCGGCTCGCCTGAAACTTTAATTAGCGCAGGTATAGAAAAGGCAGACTTTTACATAGGAGTTACTGGCAGTGACGAAGTGAATCTAGTTTCATGCGCATTTGCGAAATCTAAAAAATGTAAGACTTTAGCGAGAATAGAAAGTTCAGAATATCTTAACGAGCCCATTTCTAAATCTACTTTTAAGTATTTAGGTGTGGATATAGCACTAGGTCCTGCACTTCTAACGAGTATAAAAATAGTGCGCTCTTTACTTAACCCTACACTATTAGACGCTGATATATTTGCTAAAGGCAAAGTGCAAGTTTTAGAAGTCACAGTAGATAAGGGCTCACCTGCTGCAAATAGCTCATTGAAAAATTTAAAGCTTCCTAAATCTTGTAGGATTGTAGCAATAATCAGGAATGGCGATATACTGATACCTGACTCTAACGAGCTGATTCTACCTAACGATAACGTAGTAATAACGTTAGGCAACGCCGAGCTAATACCTTCTTTGGAAAGTGCTATAGGCGGCAGGGGTAAAATAGAATTAGGTAAAGGAGAAGAGCTTAGTAGAGTTGTTATTGTAGGTGCTACAAGAACCGGCGTGCATATAGCTAAACTTCTAGAAAAATCTGTATCTGTAACTCTTATAGACGATAACAAAGAGTTTTGCGACAATGCCTCTACAGAATTGGCGAGCACAGTCGTTATTCACGGCAATCCTGTAGATAAAGAGCTGCTCACAGAGGAAGGCGTTGCAGGAGTCGACACTTTTATTGCAGCCACACCTAAAGACGAAACCAATATGCTGTCTGCATTACTTGCAAAAGAGCTTGGCGCTAGAAGAATTATAGCTTTGATAGACAAGCCTGAACTTAGAGCTGATTTAGCAACCGTTGGTATAGAGATGGTTGTAAGCCCAACGCTAGTCACTATAGGCACGATTTTGCAATACGCGCGCAAGTCTGAAGTTTTAACTTTTAAAGTACTAAAAGAAGGCGAAGCTCAAGTATTGGAATTTAGAGTTCTAGATAACTCGCAAGTAGTAGGTAAGAAGCTCAAAGATGCTAAGCTGCCTAAGAACAGTATTATAGGTGCAATTGTTAGAAATAATGAGGTAATTGTTCCTACAGGTAGTGACGAGCTACACATTGACGATAAAGTTATTATTTTTGCGAAAACAGACGCAATACCTAAATTAGAGAGGCTGTTTTAA
- a CDS encoding TrkH family potassium uptake protein, producing the protein MLARLAFRVKALLDALGLVIMLFSLVFLLPVFVAFYYSEAIHSVMRSYVVPMILTANIGLLLWVLGIEEAEMIRDRKLIFAILLGWIVLMLIPSSVILPLKIEYFPALIFAVIAIICIVVFIILKYFRRARLKELREREAFVCVALGWLIISAFAAMPYTFSNSLGYVDSYFEAMSGFATCGSTVLEVPKGLDYLNVYPHSLMFWRALTQWLGGMGIIVLSIVVLARAMGPGGARLFKAEVSGKEVTRLKPRIKETASALWKVYLLFTIIGIILLFLATNDVYDSVCHSFTSLSTGGFSTRYQNIAAYDNVFVEIIIIGLMIVGGTNFILHYRLLSGKPKALFTDPGFKFYISSIIIAIVLITINLILSASSRSPLDTFRIGVFQAVSINTTTGFSSANFAQWPFASQLILLVLMFIGGCAGSSAGGIKTIRTLVLLKVVKRELRRIIHPKAVEPITLAKHPIEEGLVHNIIAFFFLYILIFIVSAIGVALIENLDIVSSASAVATTMGTVGPGLGKVGPATTFASLLPITKLWLTACMWLGRLEIFACLVLFMPRTYRG; encoded by the coding sequence ATGTTAGCTAGACTTGCATTTAGAGTGAAAGCTCTATTAGATGCGCTTGGACTTGTGATAATGCTGTTCAGTCTTGTCTTCTTACTGCCTGTATTTGTAGCATTTTACTATAGCGAAGCTATTCACAGTGTGATGCGGAGCTACGTTGTGCCTATGATACTTACTGCAAATATAGGATTATTACTTTGGGTGCTCGGTATAGAAGAAGCTGAGATGATAAGGGATAGAAAATTGATTTTTGCAATTTTACTGGGCTGGATTGTGTTAATGCTAATACCTAGCTCTGTAATTCTACCTTTAAAAATAGAGTACTTTCCTGCACTCATATTCGCTGTGATAGCAATTATATGTATTGTAGTTTTTATAATTTTAAAATATTTCAGAAGAGCTAGATTGAAAGAGCTGCGCGAGAGGGAGGCTTTTGTATGCGTAGCGCTCGGCTGGCTTATTATATCTGCCTTTGCAGCTATGCCCTACACCTTCTCAAACTCTTTAGGATATGTTGATTCTTATTTTGAAGCTATGTCCGGTTTCGCTACCTGCGGCTCTACAGTACTTGAAGTCCCTAAAGGATTGGATTATCTTAATGTGTATCCACACAGCCTTATGTTCTGGCGTGCTCTAACTCAATGGCTCGGCGGAATGGGCATAATTGTACTTTCAATTGTAGTTTTAGCTCGCGCTATGGGGCCAGGAGGCGCAAGACTGTTTAAAGCTGAGGTTAGCGGTAAAGAAGTTACTCGCCTCAAGCCTAGAATAAAGGAAACTGCGAGCGCGCTCTGGAAAGTCTACCTACTCTTTACTATTATAGGAATAATTTTACTGTTTCTTGCAACGAACGATGTTTATGATTCTGTATGTCATTCTTTTACATCGTTATCAACAGGCGGATTTTCAACGAGATATCAAAACATAGCAGCCTATGATAACGTGTTTGTCGAAATAATTATCATCGGACTTATGATAGTAGGCGGTACAAATTTTATATTGCACTATAGGCTCTTAAGTGGGAAACCTAAGGCGCTCTTTACAGACCCAGGGTTTAAATTTTATATATCTTCAATAATTATTGCAATAGTTCTAATTACTATCAACCTTATTCTCAGCGCTTCGTCCCGCTCACCATTAGATACGTTTAGAATAGGTGTATTCCAGGCTGTCTCTATAAACACCACCACCGGCTTTTCTTCTGCAAACTTTGCTCAATGGCCCTTCGCATCACAATTAATCCTTCTTGTGCTTATGTTCATTGGCGGGTGCGCAGGATCTAGTGCAGGCGGTATAAAGACAATACGTACTTTAGTTCTTCTAAAAGTAGTGAAGCGCGAGCTCAGAAGGATAATACATCCAAAAGCAGTTGAGCCTATAACTTTAGCCAAGCATCCTATTGAAGAGGGGCTTGTTCATAACATCATAGCCTTCTTCTTCCTATACATACTAATATTCATCGTTTCTGCAATTGGAGTTGCGCTCATTGAGAATCTAGATATTGTTTCTAGTGCCTCTGCAGTAGCTACTACAATGGGCACTGTAGGACCGGGCTTAGGAAAAGTAGGTCCTGCAACTACTTTCGCCTCGTTACTCCCCATTACCAAATTATGGCTTACTGCATGTATGTGGCTTGGTAGATTAGAAATATTTGCTTGCCTAGTGCTGTTCATGCCTAGAACTTACAGAGGATAA